CGTGATATAGTCAAATTCTCTTATCTTTCTGGCTTCTACTAATAAAAACACGCAAAAGATCACGCCGATTGCAAGAGCAACGATAGGATTTCCTAAAAATAAAAGTATCTTTGGCAAGAGAGCCGTTTTATCAAACATGCCTTGTTTTGCTAAAACATCGACAATAGAGCCGATCGCCATAAAAATGATAGGCATGATGATAGGAGCAAGGCTCAAAAATCCGCTAGGTAGCGTGCCAAATTTCTTTAAAAGCTCTTCGTAACTAGCTGTGATAGTAGCGTCAGCATCTTTGTCGCTGATAGTCACGCTTTTGCCAACACTCTTTGAAAAGAAATAAACAGCTATCAAAACAGGCACTGAAACGACTGTTCCCATAATGATAACAAGGAGTAAATTTCCGCCAAGACCAAGTGTTCCTGCGGCTGCTATTGGGCCTGGTGTTGGTGGTATGAAGACGTGAGATGCGTATAGACCACCACTAAGTGCGACTGACATCGCGACTGGGCTTGCTGAAATTTTCTTATAAAGCGCCTCACGAATAGAGTTTAAAACGACAAATCCACTATCGCAAAATACCGGAATGCCAACAACCCAGCCCATGATGAGCATAGCAAGCTCTGGACGCTTTTGTCCGACTAGCTTTACGACCATATCAGCTAGCTTTAAAGCAGCTCCCGTTTTTTCAAGCACGGTGCCGATGATCGTTCCAAAGATAATAACGATACCGATACTCTTAAATGTGCCACTAAAGCCGACACCTATCATCGCTGGGATCTTTGATAGATCGATACCTGCGACGATCGCAAGAACCAAAGAAATGCTCATAAGTGCCAAGAATGGATGCACTTTTAGCTTAGAGATCATAACGATCATAAGTATGATGGCTACAACAAAACAGACAATTAGTGAGATTCCGCTCATAAAAACTCCTTTGCTCTGAGATTTTGCTTAAGATTTTAGCAAAATTTGCTTGTATTTTTTCTAATATTTTTAAGTTTTTTGATTAATTAAATTTTTTTGACATAATTGAGTAAATTTATGACTATTTGCCTAAATTTAGCCATTTTGTAAGTTTAAAATTTTTAGCTTATTTTAAAATAACAAAACCAAGACCAAATTTATCAGTATGTCTATTATAATCAATCAAACTCTCGCCATATCCCGTAAAATACTGCAAATAGCCATAAACTCCGGTTGAGAAGATAGGAAACATATATGAAATTTCAGCAGCACCTTTATTTGTTTTATCAAAATGTAAGTTATTTCTTAGCATTAGGCTAAAAATGTGATCATTAAGGTTGTAGCTAAGCCTTACATCGCCGTGTCCTATGTATTTTAATATATCTTTATTATCGCCCTTATTGCCTACTATCATCCAAGCTCTTGGCGAAATGCTAAGCTTGTCAAAAACAAAATCACTTTGCACATAAGCTCTATTCCAGCTTCTTGAATTGCTACCATCTCGTCCATTTGACTCATGCAAAAGTCCAAATTTTAGGTTTTTTACACCTATTTGATCCAAATATTTTGGCGAAGCAAAATTTAGAAAAATTTCTGGTTGATAGTTTGTCTCACGAAACGGCGCTGAAGTTCTTGTTATCTGCCACCAAGATGTCTGCGTATAGGCAGCCACAAGGCTCTCTCTAAATCCAAACAGGTCATAAAACAACGGCTTTGCAAGGCTTATTTGAAACTTAGTTTCAACGCTTTTTCGCTCATCATCTGGCACATTTTTAGCATAAGTTACTGGCAAAAGGTAGTTAAATTTATAAAGCTCGATACCAAGTGCATTTTGTAAATTTTTACCACTTTTATCTTCTCTTAAAAGATCAGCTTGCTTTAGCTTTGCCTCTCTTGGTGCTGGCTCGCTTGCTTGTACATTTTGTATCACGTTTTGCTCGTTTAAAGAGCTTTTGGCTAGCTCTTTATAAATTTGCATCGCAGCCTTTATGTCACCACTTTGCTCCAGCTCTTGTGCTCTTTTAAAATCATCTAACCCACTTGCCATCAAAAAACTAAGGCCAAGGCTTAAAAATAATAAAATTTTACTCATCATCTATCTTCTTTTCTTGGATTTTCTTTGCCATTTCGTATTCGTCAGGGAAATTTACATTAAAAAACTGCTCACTATCTTTAAAATTTACGACTTTGCATTTACAGCTTTTTCTCAAAAGTCCGATTTTATGCTCATTTTTTAAATAAAACTCATGAGCCAAAATGGCAAGCCTTGGACTAAAAAAACCACAAAGTGAGTGGATGTGCTCATTATCACTGGCCACAACCATATCAAATTCATCTTTAAATTTAACAAGCTCTTTAAGGCTAGAAAGATCAAAAAATGGCATATCAGCTGGTATCACAAAAATGCTATGATCAAAATTTTTAAGAATGGAGTAAAGTGCGAGCATTGGCGAATAGCTATCGCTATTTTCATCTTTTATAAGCTTTAGTGGCGGGCTAAATTTCTCAAATTTTGAGCTTACATAAACTTCACCAAAAACTTTGCTAAATTTCGCAACCTCATAATGAGTAAGCGTCTTAAAACCACCAAATGGCAAAAGCGTCTTATCTTGCCCCATACGTGAGCTTTTGCCACCTGCTAAAATCACGCAAGTTTGCATCTTTTCCCTTAAGAAAGTTATGAGGCTAAATTTAGCTAAAAGCGGCTTTGATCTACCAAAAATATGTGATAAAAACTTATTTTTGTTTATGCTACTTGTGAAATTTTAAGCCTGCTTTGCCCTTTTCATTGTTAAAAATTCCTCGTAGCGACGATCAATGATGGCTTTGATCAAGACATAGTTTTCTTGTGAGTTTTCTATATAAAAATAGGCGTTATCAAAGTATTTTTCACCAAATTTTTTCGAAACAAAATCCGTATAATCCTGCAAATACCAACCATACATTTTGGCGAATTTTGTCCGATCAGTCGTATAGTAAGCTTTTGCAAAGGCTTTACCAACAGTACTTAGCTCCGTACTTCCAAGTACGCCGTCCATAGCATCAAAAAGATACTGACGATAGTTAAAATTTTCGTCCATCTGTGCTATATCGTCCGCAAAATCTGCTGCAAATTCCTTTGAATAAAATTTGTGTTCCATGCACCAGCGAAAGAAAAATGCAATGTGTGTCGCACCGTTTTCATGCGGTATATCAGTCGGCGCATCTTTCGCACCCCAATGCCATTTTGCTTTGTCATATATTATATCTGGCATTTTTATCCTTTTAAAATGCTCAATTTTACTAAAACCATCTTAATCGCAGTAAAAATCATGGCTATTTTATCCATTTGCTTGCTATGATTAAAAAAGATACAATGGTGCTTTTATTTAAGGAGAAGCAATGAGCGAAAAAAATCTACAAATTTTAGGCTGGATTGGCACTTGCCTATCAGTTGTTATGTACTTTTCATACATCCCACAAATAATGGGTAACCTTGACGGCAACAAGACGCCTTTTATACAGCCACTAGCGGCTGCGCTAAACTGCACGATCTGGACAAGCTACGGCCTATTAAAAGCTAAAAAGACTATCCACTTTCTGCCGCAAACTTTCCAGGTATAATCTTTGGTCTTTTGGCTACGATAACGGCGTTTTAATGCACCATTTAGATGTTGTGGTGATTTTACAATAAAACATTATTTGCTTCGCCGCAACAACTAATTTATAGTGTTTGCGCTATTTTGGCTAACTTTTCTTTAATTATATTGCCTTTTGAGCTTAGCGAAAAGATCATTTGCACTAGCTCCTCAGTTGTTGCCTCTATTCTTTTGTCATCACTATCTAAAGTTCTGAATTTGTTTAGGATAAGCGGACCGAAATCTTGATATGTAGACATAAAATCCTTATAGTCCTCTTGCAGTTCTGGTGCGTAAAAACTGATAATTGAGTGTAATTTACCAATTTCAAATTTTGGATTTTCTATATTTAAATTTGGATTTATCAACAAAGCTACTTTGTAATGTATTCCCCCTAAAATATCCCCAACTATAATAAACGCTTCCTCTAGCTTTTGTCGCCTGAGTTTATTTTTCTCTTTTTTTGTGTTTAGATTAGCGTACACCCATTGCGCACACATTGCTAGGACTGCACCAAGTACAATTTTCAATAAGTCAGATATCAAACTATCCATATTATTTTTTATAAGTCCCTTGGATCGGCGATTTTACCTGCTATGGCTGAGGCTGCTACAACTGCTGAGTTGGCTAGATAAATTTCACTCGTTCTATCGCCCATACGTCCGACGAAATTTCTATTTGTTGTTGAGATACAGCGTTCATTTGCACCTAAAATTCCCATATATCCGCCAAGGCAAGCGCCACAAGTTGGATTGCTCACAACCGCTCCTGCTTCGATGAAAATGTCGATTAAGCCCTCTTTTTCGGCAGCTCTTGCGATCTTTTGCGTCGCTGGAGTGATGATGAGCCTTGTTTTGCGGGCTACTTTTTTGCCTTTTAAAATTTGTGCTGCGATTCGAAGGTCGCTTAGGCGGCCATTTGTGCATGAACCGATAAATGCCTGATCGATAGCTATATCGTCGCGAACCGCCTGTCTTACGCTCTTGCCGTTGCTTGGTAAAAATGGATATGCGATGACTGGATCAAGGTTTGTAATATCGATCTCTAAAATTTTGTCATATTTGGCACCCTCGTCTGAGTAGAAAAATTTTGGTTTATCGCGTAAATTTTTATCTTTTAAAAACTCTTTTGTGATCTCATCAACCGCGATGATACCGCTCTTTGCACCAGCTTCGATCGCCATATTACACATTGAAAATCTATCATCCATGCTAAGGCCCTCTATCACCTCGCCGCTAAACTCAAGCGCCTTGTAAAGTGCGCCATCAACGCCTATTTGACGGATGATCTCAAGGATAAGATCCTTGCCGTAGACGTGTTTATCAAGCTTGCCTTTAAAGATGACCTTGATGCTCTCAGGCACTTTAAACCAGTTTTTACCAGTGATCATCGCATAAGCTAGGTCGGTACTGCCCATACCAGTGCTAAACGCTCCAAGAGCGCCGTGCGTACAGGTGTGACTATCTGCGCCTATGATGACGTCGCCTGGGATGACTAGCCCCTTTTCAGGCAAAAGCGCATGCTCGATACCCATATCTTTTTCATCAAAATAGTTTTTAAGGTCGTGTTTGTAGGCAAATTCGCGTGAAATTTTAGCTTGATTTGCGCTTAGGATGTCCTTTGTAGGGATGTAGTGATCCATAACGATGGCAAAGCCGTCTGGGTTAGCTAGCTTTTTAGCGCCACTTCGCTCAAACTGCTTGATCGAAATAGGCGTCGTGATGTCGTTACCTATGATCATATCGATCTTGCTTTCAATGATCTCTCCTGCGCTTACCTCTTTGCCAACGTGATCTGAAAATATTTTCTCGGTGATAGTTTGTTTCATAAATTTCCTTTAAATTTTTGAGGCGATTTTAACGAAAATTGCTAAATTTAAAGAAAATTTACTAAGCCAAAAGGCCTAGTAAATTTAGAATTTAACGCTAGCGGTCAGCATAAACTGACGAGCATAACCTGGGGTGATAGGCAGCACTGAAGAGTCGGTTCCAGATGATGCTGTTACGTAGTAAAGTTTATCGGTTAGGTTTTTCACATTAAATGCAAAATTTGTCTCATAGCCTGAAATTTTAGTCGTATAGCTAACAAAAGCATCGTAAGTAATAGCATGTGGTAATTTATAAAAGCTTCCATAAGCTGCTGAGCTTTTTTGTTGATTGTAAGTATACCAAGAGCCAAAATACCTGGCGCCACCACCTATTCTTAGACCTTTTACGCCAAGATGAGTAAAATCGTAATTAGCAAATAAACTCGCTTGATGCTTTGGAGTAGCCTCAAGTGGCCTACCCACCTTCCAAGCCATATTTCTATCTTCTTTTAATTTAGTTTTGGTGTAGGTATAGCTTGAACTTACGCTAAGTCCATCTGTAATACGTCCATTAAAATCAAACTCTACTCCTCTAGAATTTGCTTTACCACTCGTATATGATATATTGTTTACATTGTTTATAATATTTTTCTTATCGATATTAAATAAAGCTGCCATTGCGGTTATGCTATTGTTTTGAAATTTTGTTCCAAACTCGATAGATTTTCCCTCTTCTGGCTCTAATGAGACAGCACCTTTGCTGCCGATAGAAGTTTGTGGCTTAAAGCTTTGAGAATGACTAGTATAAACTGACCACTCAGGAGTTAGTAGATATAAAAGTCCGACATTATAAAGCAGCTTGCCACCACTTTTATCTATACTTTTTGTAAATGGTACAGGTCTAGCGGCATATCTGTTTTGATCGCCTACTATTTGGTTGTAGTATTCATACCTTAGTCCCGCTACAAATATTAAGCTATCGGTTAAATTTATACTATCTTGTGCGTAAGTACCGATCGTTTTTAGTTTGTGGTATTGCGTCTTTTTGCTAGCGCCTCTACTTTTGATGTCATCTACGCTAACTCTGCCATAGATCGGTGAGTAGATATTTATATTATTTCTAGCATCGTTTGCTTCGATCTGACGAGCTTCTGGACGTTGTCTTAGATATTCTTTAGCATCTACTCCAAATAAGAGATTATGAGTTATACTTCCAGTTTCTACTATGCCGTTTAATGTAAGTGATCCAGCATGGGTCTTATGCTCAAAATCTTCATACCACTCCATACGTCTTTTTGCGATTCCGCTAGCTAAATTTATATTCATAATGCGAGCTTGCCCATATTCATGTAGTGAGCGTGAAAATGCATAAGCTCCCTTTAATAGCCAATTCTCGCCAAAATTTTTCTCAAAACTTAGATCAAAAGTATCTACTTTGCCATCTATTTCGTTGAATGGCTCATCTAACCTGACTTTTTTATCTATATCTAAAATTTGTCCTGATTCTAGCATATACATGCCGCGATCTGCGGGGTCGGTGTATTTTGTATGGGAGTAGGCGGCATCAATACGATAGTCGTCGCCTTTATAACTTATACTTGGAGCGATGAGTAAATTTTTATATTCGCCATACTCTCTCCAATAATCCTTACCCGACCAATCAAATATAAATCTATACGCAAAACCGCTCTCACCCAAAGCCCCAGTTGAATCAAAGCCAAAACCTCTATACTTTTTATTACCAGTGCCAAGCCAAATTTCATTGCTATTTTCATAAAGCGGTTTTTTAGTTACTAGATTTATGATACCGCCGGCATCTTGAACGCCGTAAAGTAAGCTTGCTGGACCCTTTAACACCTCGACGCTTTGTACAGTTGCATTAAAGTTGTGCGTCACACCAGCCGATACACCATTACGCATTATAGAGCCATCACGTCCGCCACCAAAGCCACGCTTTAAAGCCGCATCAAAATTTCCTGAAGTTGTATTCGCATAGCTAACACCACTTACGTTTTGAAGAGATTCCATTAAATTTTCTGGCTTCTTATCCTTTAGCTGCTGCTGGGTTACGACGTTTACTGTCTGTGGTATCTCAAGAATTGGCGTATTTGTCTTGCCCACCTCACTCGTTGTGGCTCTGTAACCATCGTCTGCGCTATCTTCTACACTGATCCCATCCAAGCTTACATCAGTAGCATTTAAAGCAGAAATAGCAAAACAAAGCACCGCACTAATGCGAAATTTATTCATTAATCATCCCTTAAAGAAAATTTAATATTATAAAAATAGTTATCATTATATAAAAATATATTTTAAATTTTTATGAAAAAAATTTACGAAAAATTTATATTTTAATAACATTACAAATAAAACATTTGGAAAAATTAAACATGGATCAGAAAACAGATTTTTACTATTCTTTTCATAGCTAGTGATAAAGCTTTTATTAAAACATTTTTGCAACATTTCTGATATAATCCCCACATGAAGTACGCACATTTAGTTCAAATAGCAAGTTATTTATCAAATTTTACAAAGATAAACCAAGCAAAACGCATTAATGATATGGCTATTTTGATCGAATTTAATGGCGAGAAGATCATCTTTGATCTAAACAAATCAAACTCTGCTATCTACAAAGATGACAAGTTAAAAGAAGCAAAAACTTATCAAGCACCTTTTGATAATGTCCTAAAAAAGCGCTTTAACGCCTCGCATATAAAAAGCGTTGAGTGCTTAAAAGATAATAGAATTTTAAAATTTATCTGCACGCAAAGTGGCTCATATAAAAGTGAAAATTTTATCCTCTATCTTGAATTTACTGGGCGCTTTACAAATGCTGTGATAACTGATGAAAATAACGTAATCATCGAAGCGTTAAGACACATCGATAATAGCTACCGAAAGATAGAAACCGGCGAAGTTTTAAGGGAGCTTCCAGCCATCGCTATCAAAGAAAAACCGTGCGAGCCCATAACTGACTTTGAGGCGTTTTTTAGAAGTGAAGCGGCCAGAGTAAATGAGTCCAGGATAGCTGGCTTAAAAGAGGCGAAGCTTGCAAGCGTACAAAAAAAGATAGATAGCATGAGCGAAATTTTAAACTCACTTGAAGACAAAGATGAGCTAATGAGAAAGAGTGAAGAAGCTGCAAATTTAGGATCGCTTTTGCTTGCAAATCTGGGAAATTTTAAGGGCTACGAGAGGGAAATTTGTCTGAAGGATTTTGATGGCAATGAGATAAAACTAACTCTTAGCGATACACCAAAAAATAGTGCAAATGAGTTTTACGCAAGATCAAAAAAATTTCGTGCAAAAGCCATTGGTGTAGATATAGAAAAAAGAAATTTAAAAGAAAAAATCGAGTTTTTTGAAGGATTAAAGTCTCTTTTAAAAGAAGCGACCAGTCTTTATGAGCTTGAAATTTTAAGCCCAAAAAACAAGGCAAAACAAAGAGAACGCCACGTAAAAGATGTGAGTGAAAATGCTGAAATTTTTTACGTTAGAGAATTTAAAATACTAGTTGGTAGAAACGAAAAAGGCAATATAAATTTGCTTGATCTTGCCAAAAAAGACGATATATGGTTACATCTAAAGGATAACCCAAGCGCCCATGTCATCATCAAGACAAACAAGAGCAGGGTGCCTGAAGATGTGCTAGAAATGGCAGCTAAATTCTGCGTAGAATTTAGTGTAAAGGGAGCTGGCAGATACGAGGTAGACTACACTAAGCGTGAAAATTTAAAACGTGAAAATGGCGCAAATGTCACTTATACGAACTATAAAACTATCATCATAAATAAAGGCTAAAAAATGGCTGTAACACCTTTAGGAAATAGTAACTTTATAAATCAAAATGCCCCAGTAGTATCGCAAGTGCATGCAAATCAACAAGCTAGATTTGATATGCAGTCTTTAATGGCAGCTGAGCTTGCCTCGCAACAAAGTGAAGAAATCAAAGAGGTACGTCCGATGGAAGAGTCTTATAAAATAGACCCTGAAAAGGAGCATGAGCGCCAAAAAAATGAAGAAGAAGCAAGTGAGTTTGAGAGCGAAAAACAAAATTCAAGAGATAGTGACGAGGAAGATTTGGACGATATAGCAGATAATGAGGAAATAGTGCCTAGCGAACATCATATGCTTGACATAACTATTTGATGCCTAAACACCCCAGCTACACAAACACCACGTCTCAAGTCAGTGATACTCCCCAACATCTAACCCTCCTTCAAATTTTTAACGCAATAAATGATAAAGAAAAACTTTTTAAGATCCACTCTGACTCACCCAAAGCCTGCCCACTTGGTAGTAAGATCGAGGGCCTCTTAACCAACCACTTCCTAAAAGCACAAGAAGCCTTAGAGGATAGTTTAAGAAGCATTACTTTACAAGATCTATTAGATGAACTTATTAATCTATAAAATTTAAAAAGTTGACAAACTAAGTTATAGAATTTAAAAAGTAGGCAAATATATAAAAACCAATCTATTTTTTATTAGGAACGCTATGCGCTCCTAACTATTTTTATATATTTTATGTAAGAATTTTTATAAATTTCTAGATTTATTACTCTTTGCTCTTCTCTTTTTTAGCTTTACTCTTTTTCTCTGCTTTATCTTTTAGGCCTTCTTTCTTATCTTTTATCTCTTTTATACTATCATCTTTAGCACTATCTTTTTTCTTTTTTGCTTCATCACTCTTTTTACTTGCTTTTTCTTTTATCTCATCTTTTTTAGATTTTATTTTAGATTTTGTGTCATCTATCTTTGTAGTGCCTGATACTGATATATCTGATTTTAGATTTTCAAATGTCTTGTCGCCTATACCATTTACATTTTTTATATCTTCTATTGAGTTAAATTTATTTGCTTTTCTATACTCTATTATTGCATCTGCCTTTGAAGATCCTATACCATCTAAACTCATTAGCTCTTCTTTTGTGGCGGTGTTTAAATTTATGGCTGCTAGTAATGTAGAAGCTGCTGCCAATAGTGAGATTATAATCTTTTTCATTTTTGTCCTTTTTGGGTAAATTTGGGTTTGGAGTCTATCATATTTGGTGTTTTTAGTCAACACTCGTATAAAAGCATAAACTAAAAAATATTTATAAATGTAAAGATAAAAAGTCTAATTATTTAAGAATATAAATATTAAAAGATGATTGTTTAGATAAAGAATATTAAAAATTAACAAAGCCCGCAACGACCTACTTTTCCAACATCCCAGTAAGGGAGAGTATCATCAGCCAGGACGAGCTTAGCTTCTTGGTTCGAGATGGAGCAAGGCGTTTCCTCGTCTGTATAGTCACGGGCAGTGTTAAATAAAAGATATATCAGATAAATCTCTTATTTAACACTACTTGATAAAGTTAAAAGTCATAAACAAAGTTTTATAAAAACATATCTTATTAAGTTTTTATCCTTAACAAGGAAGTGATGCTTATTAAAAGATAAGCAGACGAGCTATTAGTACTGGTCAGCTAAAGGACTTTCATCCATTACACACCCAGCCTATCAAACACATAGTCTATATGAGCTCTTAAAAGAAGATTCATCTTGGAGTTGGCTTCCTGCTTAGATGCTTTCAGCAGTTATCACATCCCAACATAGCTACCGAGCGGTGCTCTTGGCAGAACAACTCGTACACCAGTGGTTGGTTCGACCCGGTCCTCTCGTACTAGGGTCAACTCTCCTCAATCTTCTTACGCCCACGGCAGATAGGGACCGAACTGTCTCACGACGTTCTGAACCCAGCTCGCGTACCGCTTTAAATGGCGAACAGCCATACCCTTGGGACCTGCTCCAGCCCCAGGATGCGATGAGCCGACATCGAGGTGCCAAACCTCCCCGTCGATGTGAGCTCTTGGGGGAGATCAGCCTGTTATCCCCGGGGTACCTTTTATCCTTTGAGCGATGGCCCTTCCACACAGAACCACCGGATCACTAAGACCGACTTTCGTCCCTGCTTGACGTGTATGTCTCGCAGTTAAGCTGGCTTTTGCCTTTATACTCTGCGAACGATTTCCAACCGTTCTGAGCCAACCTTTGTAAGCCTCCGTTACATTTTGGGAGGCGACCGCCCCAGTCAAACTACCCACCAGACATTGTCCTACTTGAGGATAACTCAAGCTAGTTAGCTATC
This DNA window, taken from Campylobacter concisus, encodes the following:
- a CDS encoding Rrf2 family transcriptional regulator, with translation MPKHPSYTNTTSQVSDTPQHLTLLQIFNAINDKEKLFKIHSDSPKACPLGSKIEGLLTNHFLKAQEALEDSLRSITLQDLLDELINL
- a CDS encoding phospholipase A: MSKILLFLSLGLSFLMASGLDDFKRAQELEQSGDIKAAMQIYKELAKSSLNEQNVIQNVQASEPAPREAKLKQADLLREDKSGKNLQNALGIELYKFNYLLPVTYAKNVPDDERKSVETKFQISLAKPLFYDLFGFRESLVAAYTQTSWWQITRTSAPFRETNYQPEIFLNFASPKYLDQIGVKNLKFGLLHESNGRDGSNSRSWNRAYVQSDFVFDKLSISPRAWMIVGNKGDNKDILKYIGHGDVRLSYNLNDHIFSLMLRNNLHFDKTNKGAAEISYMFPIFSTGVYGYLQYFTGYGESLIDYNRHTDKFGLGFVILK
- a CDS encoding helix-hairpin-helix domain-containing protein produces the protein MKKIIISLLAAASTLLAAINLNTATKEELMSLDGIGSSKADAIIEYRKANKFNSIEDIKNVNGIGDKTFENLKSDISVSGTTKIDDTKSKIKSKKDEIKEKASKKSDEAKKKKDSAKDDSIKEIKDKKEGLKDKAEKKSKAKKEKSKE
- a CDS encoding molybdenum cofactor guanylyltransferase codes for the protein MQTCVILAGGKSSRMGQDKTLLPFGGFKTLTHYEVAKFSKVFGEVYVSSKFEKFSPPLKLIKDENSDSYSPMLALYSILKNFDHSIFVIPADMPFFDLSSLKELVKFKDEFDMVVASDNEHIHSLCGFFSPRLAILAHEFYLKNEHKIGLLRKSCKCKVVNFKDSEQFFNVNFPDEYEMAKKIQEKKIDDE
- a CDS encoding SWEET family sugar transporter yields the protein MSEKNLQILGWIGTCLSVVMYFSYIPQIMGNLDGNKTPFIQPLAAALNCTIWTSYGLLKAKKTIHFLPQTFQV
- a CDS encoding NFACT RNA binding domain-containing protein, with the translated sequence MKYAHLVQIASYLSNFTKINQAKRINDMAILIEFNGEKIIFDLNKSNSAIYKDDKLKEAKTYQAPFDNVLKKRFNASHIKSVECLKDNRILKFICTQSGSYKSENFILYLEFTGRFTNAVITDENNVIIEALRHIDNSYRKIETGEVLRELPAIAIKEKPCEPITDFEAFFRSEAARVNESRIAGLKEAKLASVQKKIDSMSEILNSLEDKDELMRKSEEAANLGSLLLANLGNFKGYEREICLKDFDGNEIKLTLSDTPKNSANEFYARSKKFRAKAIGVDIEKRNLKEKIEFFEGLKSLLKEATSLYELEILSPKNKAKQRERHVKDVSENAEIFYVREFKILVGRNEKGNINLLDLAKKDDIWLHLKDNPSAHVIIKTNKSRVPEDVLEMAAKFCVEFSVKGAGRYEVDYTKRENLKRENGANVTYTNYKTIIINKG
- a CDS encoding GntP family permease, producing the protein MSGISLIVCFVVAIILMIVMISKLKVHPFLALMSISLVLAIVAGIDLSKIPAMIGVGFSGTFKSIGIVIIFGTIIGTVLEKTGAALKLADMVVKLVGQKRPELAMLIMGWVVGIPVFCDSGFVVLNSIREALYKKISASPVAMSVALSGGLYASHVFIPPTPGPIAAAGTLGLGGNLLLVIIMGTVVSVPVLIAVYFFSKSVGKSVTISDKDADATITASYEELLKKFGTLPSGFLSLAPIIMPIIFMAIGSIVDVLAKQGMFDKTALLPKILLFLGNPIVALAIGVIFCVFLLVEARKIREFDYITNESLKIAGPILFITAAGGVLGNVITEAGFVNFIKENATAIKAIGIFFPFIISAVLKTAQGSSTVAIITTASIMGAFSADSSLMHTLGFTSEISAALCVMAIASGAMCVSHANDSYFWVVTNFSKMSAEQGYRTQTAMTFIMGIVGIISVYILSLVLL
- the leuC gene encoding 3-isopropylmalate dehydratase large subunit, translating into MKQTITEKIFSDHVGKEVSAGEIIESKIDMIIGNDITTPISIKQFERSGAKKLANPDGFAIVMDHYIPTKDILSANQAKISREFAYKHDLKNYFDEKDMGIEHALLPEKGLVIPGDVIIGADSHTCTHGALGAFSTGMGSTDLAYAMITGKNWFKVPESIKVIFKGKLDKHVYGKDLILEIIRQIGVDGALYKALEFSGEVIEGLSMDDRFSMCNMAIEAGAKSGIIAVDEITKEFLKDKNLRDKPKFFYSDEGAKYDKILEIDITNLDPVIAYPFLPSNGKSVRQAVRDDIAIDQAFIGSCTNGRLSDLRIAAQILKGKKVARKTRLIITPATQKIARAAEKEGLIDIFIEAGAVVSNPTCGACLGGYMGILGANERCISTTNRNFVGRMGDRTSEIYLANSAVVAASAIAGKIADPRDL
- a CDS encoding TonB-dependent siderophore receptor encodes the protein MNKFRISAVLCFAISALNATDVSLDGISVEDSADDGYRATTSEVGKTNTPILEIPQTVNVVTQQQLKDKKPENLMESLQNVSGVSYANTTSGNFDAALKRGFGGGRDGSIMRNGVSAGVTHNFNATVQSVEVLKGPASLLYGVQDAGGIINLVTKKPLYENSNEIWLGTGNKKYRGFGFDSTGALGESGFAYRFIFDWSGKDYWREYGEYKNLLIAPSISYKGDDYRIDAAYSHTKYTDPADRGMYMLESGQILDIDKKVRLDEPFNEIDGKVDTFDLSFEKNFGENWLLKGAYAFSRSLHEYGQARIMNINLASGIAKRRMEWYEDFEHKTHAGSLTLNGIVETGSITHNLLFGVDAKEYLRQRPEARQIEANDARNNINIYSPIYGRVSVDDIKSRGASKKTQYHKLKTIGTYAQDSINLTDSLIFVAGLRYEYYNQIVGDQNRYAARPVPFTKSIDKSGGKLLYNVGLLYLLTPEWSVYTSHSQSFKPQTSIGSKGAVSLEPEEGKSIEFGTKFQNNSITAMAALFNIDKKNIINNVNNISYTSGKANSRGVEFDFNGRITDGLSVSSSYTYTKTKLKEDRNMAWKVGRPLEATPKHQASLFANYDFTHLGVKGLRIGGGARYFGSWYTYNQQKSSAAYGSFYKLPHAITYDAFVSYTTKISGYETNFAFNVKNLTDKLYYVTASSGTDSSVLPITPGYARQFMLTASVKF